Proteins encoded by one window of Mercenaria mercenaria strain notata chromosome 4, MADL_Memer_1, whole genome shotgun sequence:
- the LOC123554356 gene encoding uncharacterized protein LOC123554356, with protein MPHHCCVPLCTNDTRTKTAESISFHSFPKNDSLKQKWIVNIRRDISKDFNLNKHTRICSAHFDGSCYEIPVPGQVRRRLKKDAVPTLFSWVTPKAPRRKLFRDKTPKLTKSGVKKCVSSSTFMIDHSYAGPSDNMESVIEDVEMDVNPVNLNSSNSSATTTDDSLQDIEADPSPQKEALFEKHKALLQARSQEKFTILRFCSSDSDIRYYTGFPTYTAMCAFFHFLQPECNFLYYVGSENTSHGKPYEFVSKRGPSRSLSPLEELFLTLVRLRKGLPEKVIGDLYNLSEGHISKIVNTWILFLYDRLRCLPIWPNREHVKKTMPISFKTDYPDTRVIIDCTEIFIEQPSASVCQRETFSSYKHHNTAKGLVGIAPSGQITFISSLYAGRCSDKKIVRHCGLYDILEEGDSVMADKGFDIGDDLKERKLSLTIPPFLENQAQFTSQQLAATKNIAAVRVHVERAIRKVKEFDILRNTVPISLCPMLEKIWTVCAHLANFTGSLFKKQ; from the coding sequence aTGCCTCATCATTGCTGTGTGCCATTATGCACCAACGACACTAGAACCAAAACAGCTGAGAGCATTTCTTTTCATTCATTTCCCAAAAATGACAGTCTTAAGCAAAAGTGGATTGTAAACATACGAAGAGACATTTCTAAGGACTTCAACTTGAATAAGCACACAAGAATATGTTCAGCCCATTTCGACGGTAGTTGTTATGAAATTCCTGTGCCAGGGCAAGTACGCAGGCGATTGAAAAAAGATGCTGTACCAACGTTGTTTTCATGGGTTACACCAAAAGCACCACGTCGCAAGCTTTTCCGAGACAAAACTCCAAAACTAACGAAAAGCGGTGTGAAAAAATGCGTGTCCAGCAGTACATTTATGATAGACCATTCGTACGCGGGACCTAGTGACAATATGGAGTCTGTCATTGAAGATGTCGAAATGGATGTTAATCCTGTCAACTTAAACTCTAGCAATTCAAGTGCTACTACAACTGATGACAGTCTTCAAGACATTGAAGCTGATCCATCGCCACAGAAAGAAGCCCTCTTTGAAAAACACAAGGCTTTGCTTCAGGCAAGGTCACAGGAAAAGTTCACTATTCTGCGCTTCTGTTCTTCAGATTCCGATATAAGATACTACACAGGATTTCCAACATATACTGCCATGTGtgctttttttcactttttacagCCAGAATGTAATTTTCTATACTATGTAGGGTCAGAAAATACATCGCATGGAAAACCGTACGAGTTTGTGTCGAAAAGGGGACCATCAAGATCTCTGTCACCTTTAGAAGAACTTTTCCTGACACTGGTTAGACTACGGAAGGGACTTCCTGAGAAAGTCATTGGTGACTTGTACAATTTGTCAGAAGGACATATTTCTAAGATAGTGAATACATGGATTCTATTTTTGTACGATAGATTGAGATGTCTCCCAATATGGCCAAATCGTGAACACGTAAAAaaaacaatgcccatctcatTCAAAACAGACTATCCAGATACTAGAGTCATTATTGACTGTACGGAAATTTTTATAGAGCAGCCATCTGCGTCTGTGTGCCAAAGAGAAACATTTAGTTCATACAAACATCACAATACGGCAAAGGGACTTGTAGGTATAGCACCCAGTGGTCAGATAACTTTCATTTCAAGTTTGTATGCGGGTAGGTGCAGTGACAAAAAAATTGTACGGCATTGTGGGCTTTATGATATCCTAGAAGAAGGTGATTCTGTTATGGCTGATAAAGGCTTTGACATTGGTGATgacttgaaagaaagaaaattatcTCTAACTATCCCACCCTTTCTTGAAAACCAAGCCCAGTTCACCTCCCAGCAGCTTGCGGCAACAAAGAATATAGCCGCAGTGCGTGTTCACGTGGAACGAGCAATTAGGAAAGTGAAAGAGTTTGACATCCTCCGAAACACTGTACCAATATCGTTGTGTCCAATGTTAGAAAAGATCTGGACTGTTTGTGCTCACTTGGCGAATTTCACTGGTAGCTTATTTAAAAAGCAATAG